The sequence GCAAACAAAAGATGTGAGACACATACCCCTTCACCCCTTCTACCATCAGCCCTGAAACCTCGAAGTAAACCAGCACCTTCAACTCTTTTCACCATCTTACTGAAAACCTCCATCATAACTAGAAACAACATAGGAGATAGCGGGTCCCCTTATCTCAATTCTCTCGAACTCCCAAAAAAGTCAGTTGGAGACCCATTAACCAAAACAGAGAACTGGATTGTAGATATGCATGTACGGATTCACCTACACCACCTCACCTCAAATCCCATTCTCTTCAACAAATAGAAgagcctcccaattcacatgatcataggcTTTCTTAATGTCCAGTTTACAAATAACCCCCGGAATCTTACTCTTCACCCTACTATCCACACACTCATTAGCAGTAAGAATTGAATCAAGTATCTGTCTGCCACCCACAAAACTGTTCTGAGACTCAGATATCAATTGATTCAAAACCTCTTTCAAGCGGTTTGCCAAAACTTTTGCCAAGATCTTGTATACACTCCCCACCAAgctaataggtctaaaatctCGGATATTGGAAGCACCATTCTTCTTAGGGATTAGGGCTATGAAAGTCGCattaagagatttttcaaacttactgtgttgataaaactcttcaaacacagctaaaacaTCTCTTTCCACAACTCCCCAACAATAGTGATAGAAGGCCATGAAAAACCATTAGGACCTGGAGCTTTATCTCCTTCCAACTCTTTAACAAGACGAAGAATCTCCTCCTTTTCAAACCTCCGTTCAAGCCAGTCCCTCTCCAGCCCTTCAATTTGATCAAACTCCAAACCTTCCACAAAAGGCCTCCATTCCTCTGTCTCCTTATAcaagtttttataaaattgtaggACTTGGTCTGCCATCTTTAATTCATCCTCATAAATAACCCCATCCACCTCCAGCGTACTAATATGGTTATACCTTCTCCAGGAGTTAGCCTCCTTATCGAAGAATTTGGTATTGTTGTCTTCTTCCAAAGAAAGAAGGTTCTGTATTTGAGATCTCATCAAAACCCTCTCATCTATCTCCACTTGCGAAAGGCCAGACTCCCCTTCCTTAGCATCCAATAATTTCAAGGCCTCCAACAACTCTTTCTTTTGACGACCTACATTTCCAAACTCACTACGGTTCCATTGAATAATGTCTCCTTTCAGAGCCTTCAACTTCTTAGCAAGCACAAAACTGGAAGTACTTGAGAAAGAGTATTGATTCCACCACGAATAAACCCTATCTATGAACCCCTCTGTCTttaaccacatgttctcaaACCTAAAAGGACTCTTCCCCCTCAATATCCTCCCTGCCTCCACTAATATGGGAAACTGGTCTGAGAGAGGACGAGGTAAGACTTGCTGGATCACATCCGGATAGTGGTCCTCCCAATCATGAGAAAGCAGAACCCTATCTATCTTGGACATCGAAGGCTGATCCGAGCCACTAGACCAAGTATAACTCCCTCCTTCCAATGGCAAATCTATCAAATTAAGCTCCTCaatgaacttaaaaaaatttccatagcCGGAGTAAGGCGCAATCCCCCCAACCGTTCACTTGGGAAACGAACAACATTGAAGTCCCCTATGTAACACCATGGAACATCCCAAATTTGCTGAATTCCAATCAGCTCATCTCACATCTACCCCCTTAAGTTATTATCATTTGGGCCATAAACCCCTGAATAAGCCCAAATAAAACCATCCCCCACACCCTGCCACCGAACCGATACGGAAAAGTAACCCACCATTACCTCCAACTCTTCTAAGGCCCTCCTATCCCACATCATCAAAACCCCACAAGCTGTCTGATCCGCATCCAAAGCCACCCAGCCAACATAAGGACAACTCCACAAGCTGCAAACCAACTGTCTATTCATACCAGCAAGCTGAGTTTCTTGAAGGCAAACTACATCACAATTCCACTCTCGTAGTAAATTTCTAACCACCAAACGTTTCCGTGAATCATTCAATCCTCGAACATTCCATGACACCATTTTCAACTTCATAAAAACAGTTTACTCCCTACTCCAATCTCAGTATTGCAGTCAAAGAAGACTATCTACCATCATAATTAACCGAGGAAATCAAATTCCTCAACTATCTCTTCCCTTTGTCCTTGGACACAGCTTTTTGGTGGGCTGCATCTTTTCTGTGTAGCAGATTGGCAGCCTCAATCTCCCTCTCAAGCCTTTGTAAAAGAATAATACACATCTCCTCACGTCGACCCCTAGAAAGCCCCATCACTTTACTTAAGCCAAGGATTCTATGTTTCACTCAATTAGAAATATCCAAAGTATTTTCAAGCCCCAAAACCTCATTACCACTATTTGACTCAACCGACACAGCCAACCCCAGAGGAGTGATAGTCATCAAAGGGGAGGGACTATCCTTATTACCCAATTCCTAAACCATTCAGCTCTCTCTACTGGAACAGTTTTTCTGATTAATTATGGGAATATATCTTTCCTTCTAGGCTTggcctccaattttttttaatatatctcTCCTCACAGGAATGATCTATATGTCCTTTTGTTTTCCTTCTACCTTGTAGCACATTCATCTTGAACCAATCATGTTTTGGTTGAGAGCCTcatacacctttttttttttttcccttctcatTTCTGTACCAGCTATGCATATAAACATGTGCTCTAACAATGATTTGAAGAGTACAagctttttgataaattttatagttGGCATGtattggggaggggggggggggtaatgGCTCAATAGAAAGTTGACTTAAGCGCTTGcgaagaaaaacaagaaaatgcCTCACTTGCATTTACTCTAGCTCTTCGGTTGCCCAGTCATAGTGAACAGTCTAAGCTTGATGATGCACCATGTCAATTACCTAGGAGTAGGTTTGCTGCCCTGACTCCCcatgttttttggtttgtttaaacTTCTATTCCACACTTGCTTTCTGCAACACTATTATCTCATTTTTGGTCATTTAGGTGCAAGATTTGGGTTCCTATTAGATGAGGAGCTAAAGAAAGCTGCTTCCTGTGATGAAGTGAAAGATGCTCTAGCAGCTAAAATTAGCAGAGAGCGCATCGGGGTTGAGGTATGTGTGTTATCTTGATGCTTAAGTTGCTTTGGACATTAATTGATCTCTGTGAATACAACTCTAGCTTTTTCTAATGATGAATGACTTGAATGATATTATTTATCACTTTCAACTGTTGCCTCTTCATGCAGATTGATCTCATGATCTCTGGGAATCATCCAGTTAAAGCAATgacatatatttatgatttgaCGTTATTTTCAATTGTCTTCAGTCTTCCTCCCAATTTTGAGCCTGCCAAGTCAGAAAACTGTGATAggtatttgttaattttatagCACTATATTTTCAGGTGTATTTTTTTGTATCTTAGCAAAAAGTACATCTgggatgaagaaaaaaataacagaCTTGTTACTATAGTGGAAAGCTAATTTTTGCTATAAATTTTCACTTAGTTCTATATGCTTGggacaataataatgatgaaaaaaatatttttgaaaatccatTAAGAACAGCTGTGAACTTTTTAGGTACAAGGATGTGATGTTACTAATGTATAAATGATGGTTGCTATAGCTAGCGAGATTTGGTCACTGCCAATGAGCTAGAGCTCAAATGGAATTTACTCTTTACATAATAATGGGATGGATGGTGGGGTAGAGGGTTTAAGATCCCATTGGATcttgtgtaacttaccaatgaaAGGGGGTTGCTAGTTTTTTGCATTATTTTGAAGTTTCTTGGGTAATGCTGAATTCAGTGAAGGATCTTTTAGCATGTTGGAGAGGTAACACTAAGAAACATAAAGTTCTTGTGTGGAATACTAGTCCATTATGTTGATGTAGTGCATTGGAAGGGACCAAATTTCTAGGATGTTTGAAGGCATTGAGTCCTCATTAGAGACTTGCACTCTTAAGATCCTTGTTTGAATGGTTAATGGGTATTGGGGATCTTGCCTGTAATTCTTTTAGGATATATTTAAATCTTTGTaacttgagatgttagtttTTTTGGTGTTGCACTTGTATACTCCCTTGTAATAGGGCTTCACCATTCTTTcttgattggtaagttacacacacgCTTGGTTGGTCTTGAATCCACAGCCTTATTCTCTATCTTGTTCTTATGAGAAGAGGAGGTGCCTTTTGTGTTAGGGTTTcaccttctttcttcttttaataaaagtttttttttttaattgtaagttACACACGTGGCCAGTGGattttgaacccatgacctcaacTAGCtgagctatagctcattggCAATGGATTCTTTCTTTTTACGATCTAGCCATCCTCTGTAGATCATCTCCTCCTTCACTGTTCTATAGCCTTTGAGATGTGGAGTATGATCTTTAGCTTGTTTGGTGTTTGTTGGGTGATGCCTCAAAGGGTAGTGGATTTGTTGGattgttggacatgcaaattcAGGCGTCATTGTTATATAGTTATTTGGAGGCTTGTGCTGCACTATttaatgtggtgtatttggcggGAATGGAATTCTAGAAGCTTTGAGGGTCGTGAACGGTCCATGATTGAGCTTAAGTCTTTCTTCTTGTTTACTCTTCTCGAATGGTGTCTtgttttaccatctttttcatGTATTTCCCTTCCTGTGTTGTTAGATCATTGTTATTTGGTTTCTTGATGTGTTGCCTTTTAGTGCATTTCCTATGTACTGGgctatgtgttttttttttaaatttctttgttacttataaaaaaaaaaaaatcaaatcccaTCCAAGAATCCTTCAAgaacttttttttgataaataataagtttattgatgTCAAAAAAAGGGGGAACACCCTAGTACATAGAGAGTGTACAAGGGAAGAAACAGTCAAGAACAAAAGttacaagaatctaagaaatcaagaaaagataaaaatgattggTTCCGCAATGCAGCCAACCAATCCATTAAAGTTCTGAAGAAAAATAGTTTCAAGTCTGATATGgatctctccttatcttcaaagcaccgactatttctctccctccaaaggcACCTCAATAAACAATGGGGAACCATCAACCCAATAAAGTGCTTCAAGAACTTGTCAAGAAACCCAATAAAGTGCTGAATTTGTTAAAGATCCTGTATCAAATTGGTCTTCTGAAGCTATCATGAATCATCCTTCCTCCTTACCTACCTGATGTAGGTTGTAGCATGGTGAGTTCCAATACGTTTTGAAATGTTTCCTTATTCCAACGCTTTGGAACAAGAGGTTTGATTTGTATGAAAGCTTTAGAAGTAGCAACCCTTGTCAAATCCTACGTTCAAGGTTAGAAAGAACCTTCAATgattactaaaaaaaagtatcatgATATATTTTCCAAGTAAAAGCTCCCCAAGTTTTATAATGCTATGGGGTACATACTCTGTAGTTTTTCCATGCAATTTAATCTTCTGGATAAAATGATTATGGGAATAGGAATAGGATTTGCTTTCTGCGGTACTGTCAGTTTCATAAAAGCACACCTAGTTGCTAGTGAAGTGCCAGTGGCAGTGAGCAACAGTTGGGGGAATTTTTAGTGCACAAGCAAACTGAAATGTACTTAGCTGCACCTTAGATGTCAAGGATCATGCTGATTCCAGTGATCAAGGTGCAAAGTTAGGAAGACCAttccaaaatattattatttcttttcttataatattattatttcatgTTTCACTTCTTTACAATTGACTGGCTTGAGAAGGAAATTAGTGAATTATAGATTATTTAAGAAATCTTGTTACCTGTGCATAAAATATATTGGTCCTTGTTCTTCTTTGGTTCAacctcatctctttctcttgaTCTTGCAGCAATAATAGCTACACTATATGTTATTAATATATCAAGTATCATCCTTCTTTTGCTCTGGACAATGTCCCAACCATTATTCCCCCCAAGGTATTCTATATCTTGGTTGTTTAACAAATTTGGAAAATTGTTTGACGATTTTCTCTCAAGCATATTTTAGAATTTCTTGTAATAAACATGCAACAGCCCTGCTCCAGCTTGGACCTGCACCTAGGCTGTTGGAGTCCCCAGTATCATATAGTGTGCCTTTTAACTTCAAATAGTTATGGCTATTTTTATGACATCCAAAATTCATCTATTATGTCTACCAAGGTTTCACCAAAATGTTATTTTAAGAATCACATATATTCAGACACAGAATCCTTGCACATAAATCAACCTTTTGCTTTTCGcgttttttttccacttttgtGTGTTTGTCTTTGTCATTCtcagttttttttccccttattcaGGCTTTGCATCACTTACTTAGATGCTACATGGAATCTCATTCAATTGATTGGAGACTCTACTTTCAATGTAAGTGGCTAGTTTCTGAACATTATATATCTACCCAATTTGCTCATGTTGCTCTCATTTTGTCAGTGGTGATGTATATTGGTTCAAGTTCATCCTCTACTCTTTTGTGTGTCTTTTCTTATGTTATGAACGTGTAACATGTGAATATTAGGATGAACAACGAAGGCTGTCCTTGTACACTGCCTTGTTTCTCCCGCTTAGGAATACCATATCTAAAGATAACAAGGCCAAAAAGGTACCATCTTTATCCTCTTGTTATCCATTGTGTTTGTTGCTTCCTTTTCACTGGTTGAATGTGACGTTGTACTAGCGTTTGCCCTCATGCAGTAGTTCCCTTCTAGCAAAGTGCACTGTTTAGCTAGTATTAGCAACTATGTTGTTTTGACAACACAGATTCGTCTGACCCTTCTTTCTTATGGTGTTAATTTATCCCCCCTGGTCTtccctaccaaaaaaaaaaacccttttctaTATCCCAGGACTAGGCTATTAGGGAGaacaatattgaatatattttaaAGAACTGTACGAAAAATTGTTGCTGCATGAACAgagatttttccttctattgGGTGAAATAGCCAAGTTGAAATGATTCTCATTGTCTCCCTTACAGGGAGCCAAAATTATAATCCACAGAGTGGTCATCTATTGTGCTGCCAATGCAGCGGTTTTCACTCTGATTGAAACTTTGTGTAAATGATTTGGTGGGTTCCATCTATTGTTGTGTCTCTTGATTGGTTTTCTTGTGTTTAGGGAGAAAGTTACTGAAGAAAGGAGTAAGAATTTGTTTCTttgaaacttttattttttaataaacatttCATTTCAAGGGCCAAAGTATAAcgtttttgaattttagattaGTCGTTGATTATGCTTTCAAGTGGTTGGTATTAATTGTTTTACTTGATATCTATGCTTATTTCTGAATGTAATCAACAGATACCTGTTGTCAACTACATTTTCCGGGAGTCTCTTAAGAGAAAAGCCAGTGATGCTGAGACAGTGAGCTTAACTCTACTCTCTTTTAAGTTTCTAACATTCAATATGTTAGTTAAAAATACCAAGTTCTAATGTAAATTGTTTCAATGTTTCTCTAATCCACAGATATATATTAGTTTGGTCTCAATTATTTTCTTCATTACAGGTTGTAAATCTACATAATGCATTGGACAAATTCTTATCTTTGATTCCTTTCCTTGAGTCTGATGGGGACATCCAACTCATTGAAGTTGACTGGGGAAAAGGATTGGATGTCCCTCTTAATTCAAAACTTCGGGTACTGACAGGTATGGTTTTTATTTACTGCATTGCATATTCTTTTTCATTATCTGCAGAATGAagattcaatttttaattattatgggcAACAACTGTTTTTAATTAGATCCTTTTGAAGTCCCCTTTTGTTCAGTGTCTCCATTATCACTCTTTAAATAGTTTAGGTAACTAAAGACAACTTGCGTTCTTCTTTATCTTATGGCCTTTTCATATGCACTCTGTATGCGTTCAAACTctagggaaaaataaataaaggagaaGGAAACCCAGCAGAATACATTTTGTGTGGCCAAGGaggaatataatttaaaatatcaccTCTTGAATAATTGAACTTTGATTCACTTGTCTTTCCTTATCAGTATtgcttctcttctctttcttttcttctactcttctttttatgttttgattaGTTTGGATTTTGATAATGGATAGTTTGAAAATGATGATAATGAATAGTAATAGGATAGGAGAACAATTTGAGAGAGGCCCTTATTAAGGGAGgaaataattgtaataaaaCAAGTCAATACTTAGTGCACAAAGATCCCACTTTTGTGGGGTTTAAGAGAGGTTATAGTAGGCAGCCTTACCCCTAATTTTTTTGAAGAGGTTGATTCTTTGACTCATATGCTCTGCCTGTTGCTTTTGATGGAAGGCACTTGCCATCGCACCAAAGCCCGCCTCTCAGTAAAGAAGTTTAAAACAGTTACACTTCTATTGTGCTTTAAATGTGACATAAAATTTaggtatttttataatttattgtttccTAATTTGATCCcattatttacttataaaaaaaaaaaaaaaaaaatcccatcatttggtgttttttttttggtcatttaagtgagggtatttttgaacatAAAAAAAGTGGGCACCATTGAGCCCTACTCCAATTATGGTAGTATGGATGATCTCTGGATAACAATCTTGACAAATGAGGTTTGTGACATCTCAATACTCTCAAACAAGTTTGTTTCTGTTAAGACTCTGAATCAATTTTAGTTCCAGAAGTGgacctttttattatttattttgaaagcaGTCCTTCATTGGTTATATTTTTAGGTTACCTAATCATGCAATCTAACtttgttattgtaatttttaagttGCATAGCTTTCTTATGGCTAAAGTTTCATTCCATACAGGGTTACTTCTACGAGAAATCAAAGATTTTTGGCGAGTGGCCTTGTTGTTGTCTACGTTGTTATATCCCCCTGATGTTAATTGCACTGAAAATTTTCCAAAGCAGTACTTTCAATTGGACAAGCAAAGAGATCTATTTAAGGCAGTTGAAAGTGCCATTACTAAACTAGGTATGGGCAATGTCTCTTTCACCATTCTGTCAAGTTCTCATTTAAAACTTATTGGGGGCTTTCAATGGATTTCTTTCTGAAGATGCTCTGGAATTCCATATTCATTGGTGGCAAGTTACTGCTGTGGTCTAATACCTTTGCCTAAGTAATATGCCATGACTGATTGTTTGCATACTCTGAAAACCTTTGCTTTCAGAGCCACAGAAGTAACTCCTGTGCTCTTTAAGTATTCCAATGCTGCcttcaatttttcataactGAATATCTGTATGATTAGTAGTGTTCTATCACTTGTGGATTCTTCAATTTTCCAGTGGCTGATAACTGCCGTTTAATTCTCGGATTTTGTGGAGTCCATGCATATTTATGCATAGGAGTGCCCCAGTATTGAATTGAACTAAATGACATCAAAATCCGGAGGGGGGAAGAATTATTATATACCTTTGTACCATTTAAATTTTCCTTTGGGAAACAAGGATTCCCTGCCCAATCCTCATGCTGGTCAAGTCTTGGGAAAAACTCTTTTCGAGTCCATTTTGctgctatttatttatttatttacttatattttgGAATGAATGCAGGCCTTGAGAAAGTGTGGGATGTAAAACCATTGGTCAATGGGAAGGATATCATGAGCGTCCTGCAACTTAAAGCTGGAGGACCACTTATTAGGGAATGGGTAAgctgttctttttctttcttttttgggagaGGGTGGGGTGGAGGTTGATGATGGAACGTACAAATACAGTGTTTCTGTCAAACTGCTGGAAATACtaaattcattcattaaatGGCAGCAACAAAAATTGCTCGCATGGCAGCTTGCCCATCCCGACGGAACTATGGAGGAATCCATCGATTGGATGAGGCAAGCCCATTCTAAGCGTGTAAAGACACAGTAAGTATTAGTTCTTTGAGATGTACTCAAGGTGAATCTCATCAGGCCTGATCAGTGAGAGAACTTCGGGCTTGCACTGAAAGAAGCTCGGCTGCTAGTTGCCAGACATTGCTGAGACATGGTGTGCTTCCCTGATGGATTTTTTGTGAATTAAAGCTACTCTGGTTATTGAGTTGGGGGGTGCACCAGCACTACTGCCATGTTTGAGTTAGCAAAATGCACAAAATATGTACCCTTTCTTCTTTTACCCCCTTTTTggaattatattttttggtagGAAGATGCACTTATTTTCATCGGCTATTATTATTGGTGGCGAGGTTATGGCTCGAAAAAATATGACGTATTCACAGTATATGCACTCTGTCATGCAGATGTGCTGATATTTAATACAAACATGTAAGTGCTCTAAAGAATCTATGATTTAAGCCTATCCAACTGAGGATCTCTTTATTGTTtatgtaaatgaaaaaaaaaaaaatcctaatattATGTGAATTTCTTCTTAGGCAGCGAGTTAGTATACGTCCTGGTGTGCTGCAATATATAGTTAAAAACACACGCTCCTTGACTCTTCACTAAAGCTGCATTTGGTAACACTACCAGCAGAATGCATAGATTGGATCGATATTATGTTGAAACTTTTACTGGAAAGTAATCATGTTGAATGCATCTTTTGCAGacaattcaaaaatataattgaatgggtattaatatttttttcaagataatatttattttcatacgCTGTCATACACAAAAATAACACAATTTTaaggggaaattacactttaccaccttAAACTATACCTCATGTTATACTTACCACCTTAAACTATGAGAATGCACACTTACCCCCCTAAACTATTGCCAATGTAacactttgcaccccaccgtTTAATTAGCTGTTAAGTTGGACAGAAAACCAAGtcaaagaccaaaatacccctgttATTCTTAGTCAAACATGAAGCTCTCTAGTCTCTCCCACTCTATTTCactgattaaaaagaaaaaaagaaaagaaaaaacaccgattaaaaagaaaaaaaaagaaaaagaagccaactaaagaagataagaaaatccaaacaaaattttgacgACAGTCGATCACGTTGCTGGTTGTGGGTCTTAAGTGGCGCTTCTGAGCTTCTGAAGAGATGAAAGCCATGAAATGGGTGAGCCCAAATCGAGCTCCTTGAAATCGAGTCACAAAAGCCATCATTGTTGGCCTTGCAACTCAGTGACCCAGTGGTGAGAGAAAGGATATTAACACTAGTGGAGGGGTCTAAAAGAATGGGTGGGATTAAACACAGTGTGACGTTTCAGATCTGGCCATTGACGAAGTGGATGACTGAAGCAGAGATTGTGGGGTCAGGGTTTGTTGATGACTTAAATAAGGAGCTGCTTATGGGTTCTGGGTTGTTCATCTCAGTGGGTTTGTTGTTTGATCTCTCTATATGTTTATTTCTAGGTTGTAAATTTGTGGGTTTGATGTAATTTTTCTGAGTTTGTTGTTTGATGttaatttatgggtttgatgttcatttcattttttggatttcatGTAAATTTCTAGGTCTGATGTTCATCTCAAtttatggggttttttttttttttttttttttccttctagtGCCATAGGACCTTAAGGAAATGGTGAAGATGGTGGGTCTTTGCATAATTTTTGCTGGACTCTAATTTTTAGATTCTATGCATCTCATCAAATggttttgaattatatataggTTTTgattgtttcaaatttttgtttggattttcttatcttcttcagttggctttttttttttttttttttttttcggtgaAATAGAGTGGCAGAGACTAGAGAGCTTCATATTTGACTGAGAATgacaggggtattttggtctttgaCTTGGTTTTCTGTCCAACTTAACAACTAATTAAacggtggggtgcaaagtgtTACATTGGCAATAGTTTAGGGGGTAAGTGTGCATTcctatagtttagggtggtaagtGTAACATGaggtatagtttagggtggtaaagtgtaattgcCCCCAATTTTAAGTTAATTGCATGTTTCTCTCTGTGTGACCCATGTTTTATGAATTCtctaatgaataaaaaataattcactTATATAAAAATTCACATG comes from Castanea sativa cultivar Marrone di Chiusa Pesio chromosome 3, ASM4071231v1 and encodes:
- the LOC142629742 gene encoding tRNA nucleotidyltransferase cca2-like; its protein translation is MRIVLRGEHPFLHPLRSITKSLFSFNSPKFSGKTLPIVSSKKTQGFLRCIAMASTATTAPVVHQVKERIELTEIERKIFDRLLATLRHFGLTNQLRVAGGWVRDKLLGKDCYDIDIALDNMLGSEFVDKVRDYLLSTGEQVQGVAVIPCNPEQSKHLETARMRLFDMWIDFVNLRSEEYSDNSRIPTKQKFGTAEEDAYRRDLTINSLFYNINTDSVEDFTQRGIADLKSGKIVTPLPAKATFLDDPLRVLRAIRFGARFGFLLDEELKKAASCDEVKDALAAKISRERIGVEIDLMISGNHPVKAMTYIYDLTLFSIVFSLPPNFEPAKSENCDRLCITYLDATWNLIQLIGDSTFNDEQRRLSLYTALFLPLRNTISKDNKAKKIPVVNYIFRESLKRKASDAETVVNLHNALDKFLSLIPFLESDGDIQLIEVDWGKGLDVPLNSKLRVLTGLLLREIKDFWRVALLLSTLLYPPDVNCTENFPKQYFQLDKQRDLFKAVESAITKLGLEKVWDVKPLVNGKDIMSVLQLKAGGPLIREWQQKLLAWQLAHPDGTMEESIDWMRQAHSKRVKTQ